Proteins encoded in a region of the Populus nigra chromosome 3, ddPopNigr1.1, whole genome shotgun sequence genome:
- the LOC133688915 gene encoding uncharacterized protein LOC133688915 isoform X1, with product MSSMLCSQGVVLATAMAVSGTVILLAFRLQKSLLPSGQFPIDLHHRIAQSSPQALRSCISSEGKKKGKKKRVHFAEDVVDPRGDGQEFRRQHEAIFLSQNSCSSSSSTSTEFKKNGQQRRMPANRAALYNGILRDRGVQRLAYCC from the exons ATGTCTTCTATGCTTTGTTCACAAGGTGTGGTTCTTGCCACAGCCATGGCTGTTTCCGGCACTGTAATTCTCCTTGCCTTTCGCCTCCAAAAATCTCTGCTTCCTTCTGGTCAATTCCCTATTGATCTTCATCACCGAATTGCCCAGTCTTCACCACAAGCTCTAAGGTCTTGTATCTCATCAG aagggaagaagaaggggaagaagaaaagagttCACTTTGCAGAGGATGTGGTGGATCCAAGAGGGGATGGACAGGAGTTTAGGAGGCAACATGAAGCCATTTTCCTTAGTCAAAACTcttgctcttcttcttcatcaacatcAACAGAATTCAAGAAAAATGGTCAACAAAGAAGAATGCCTGCAAACAGAGCTGCTCTCTACAATGGGATTCTTAGGGATCGTGGGGTTCAAAGATTGGCCTACTGTTGTTGA
- the LOC133688915 gene encoding uncharacterized protein LOC133688915 isoform X2, whose translation MSSMLCSQGVVLATAMAVSGTVILLAFRLQKSLLPSGQFPIDLHHRIAQSSPQALRSCISSGKKKGKKKRVHFAEDVVDPRGDGQEFRRQHEAIFLSQNSCSSSSSTSTEFKKNGQQRRMPANRAALYNGILRDRGVQRLAYCC comes from the exons ATGTCTTCTATGCTTTGTTCACAAGGTGTGGTTCTTGCCACAGCCATGGCTGTTTCCGGCACTGTAATTCTCCTTGCCTTTCGCCTCCAAAAATCTCTGCTTCCTTCTGGTCAATTCCCTATTGATCTTCATCACCGAATTGCCCAGTCTTCACCACAAGCTCTAAGGTCTTGTATCTCATCAG ggaagaagaaggggaagaagaaaagagttCACTTTGCAGAGGATGTGGTGGATCCAAGAGGGGATGGACAGGAGTTTAGGAGGCAACATGAAGCCATTTTCCTTAGTCAAAACTcttgctcttcttcttcatcaacatcAACAGAATTCAAGAAAAATGGTCAACAAAGAAGAATGCCTGCAAACAGAGCTGCTCTCTACAATGGGATTCTTAGGGATCGTGGGGTTCAAAGATTGGCCTACTGTTGTTGA